In Levilactobacillus brevis, a single genomic region encodes these proteins:
- a CDS encoding ArgE/DapE family deacylase, translating to MEDSEKIQILQHLIQINSVNGNEAAVADYIQKLFNAHGISAKQIPYAQGRSNLVAEIGNPSSDKVFSLSGHLDTVATGDPDDWQFDPFAAHIEDGKLYGRGSADMKSGLAGMVITFLTLADQKTPLNGRLRFIGTVGEENGAMGSRMLTEQGLADDLSAMVIGEPTGGNIVYAHNGSLNYHVYSQGRGAHSSMPEKGINAVTNLAKYIAAEATAFDDAPVSPELGPLVHSVTVFNGGEQVNSIPAKAELQGNIRPIPEFDNAAVIKRLNEIVDRLNTEKDQHLALHVDYSFKPIISRQDSPLVQLTKRIADQEFDRETQLQVIHGATDASEFTKSTNDFPVIVYGAGEWSEAHATNEFVDLDQFIHVQHVYQKLAQEFLA from the coding sequence ATGGAAGATAGCGAAAAGATTCAGATTCTCCAGCATTTAATTCAAATTAATTCCGTCAATGGTAATGAAGCCGCGGTAGCCGACTACATTCAAAAACTCTTCAACGCTCACGGCATTAGCGCGAAACAGATTCCTTATGCCCAGGGACGCAGCAACCTCGTCGCAGAGATTGGCAATCCATCGAGTGACAAGGTCTTCTCGTTGTCTGGCCATTTAGACACGGTGGCGACCGGTGACCCTGACGATTGGCAATTCGATCCCTTCGCCGCGCACATTGAAGACGGCAAACTTTACGGCCGTGGTAGCGCCGACATGAAGAGCGGCCTAGCCGGAATGGTCATTACCTTCCTCACGTTGGCCGACCAAAAAACACCACTGAACGGCCGTCTCCGGTTTATCGGTACGGTGGGCGAAGAAAATGGGGCCATGGGGTCGCGGATGTTGACCGAACAAGGTTTGGCCGACGATCTGAGCGCGATGGTCATCGGTGAACCGACGGGAGGAAACATTGTTTACGCCCACAACGGATCGCTGAACTACCACGTTTATTCCCAAGGACGGGGCGCCCACAGTTCAATGCCGGAGAAGGGCATCAACGCCGTCACGAATTTAGCGAAATACATCGCGGCCGAGGCCACAGCCTTCGACGACGCACCGGTTAGCCCAGAACTCGGGCCACTGGTTCACAGCGTGACGGTCTTTAACGGTGGCGAACAGGTCAACAGCATCCCCGCCAAGGCCGAACTCCAAGGCAACATTCGTCCGATTCCAGAGTTCGACAACGCCGCCGTCATCAAACGGCTCAACGAAATTGTCGACCGGCTCAATACCGAAAAGGACCAGCACCTGGCCTTACACGTCGACTATAGCTTCAAACCCATCATTAGTCGGCAAGACTCCCCACTGGTCCAGTTAACCAAGCGCATTGCCGACCAAGAGTTCGATCGGGAGACGCAATTACAAGTCATTCATGGCGCCACCGACGCCTCTGAGTTCACCAAATCGACGAATGACTTCCCCGTCATCGTCTACGGAGCGGGCGAGTGGAGCGAAGCCCATGCCACCAATGAGTTTGTGGACCTCGATCAATTCATTCACGTCCAGCACGTTTACCAAAAACTTGCGCAAGAATTTTTAGCCTAA
- a CDS encoding PD-(D/E)XK nuclease family protein → MSLQFILGSAGQDHRTPMVTAMAQQVTAQPTDQCYYIVPNHIKFETEVDVLAALKDQIAPDQALFAQTRVQIFSFTRLAWFFMKNEPIYQVPRISTAGLNMLIYQIVQSHADELTIFRGEVDRPGFVSQLTAQLAELKVGQVTAADLMTAIDKLSTTNADLQAKLHDLMVIYDAFEQQMLGKYVENTDLLNQLADFLISKVDLSHAHFYLEGFSQLSAQERKLTAALIERAASVTVALNLDKGYPQDLPEATSLFFQSGKLYHQLYSIARAASVPVLTDQRTQQPRVTADLVALDEFWQASNTMSPQPQPVDQVPTAIQVVQATNRYVEVSRVATQIRQLVASGQYRYQDFLVMARHLDHYQTVIDPIFKAQEIPYFDDADVQMADHPFVELINALFDVDRRNYRYADVFRVLKSELLLPRDAAGEPMALPAYRQALALTENFVLKNGFEGQHWWTQKDDWVYLRFSAGDDEVQTTHNDQMSQQINTIRRFVKDTLPPFFARLKAAKTYTDAATVLYQFLDHAGVSAQLMAWRDQAIADGDLMRAGQPEQTWATFCQMLDECHSILGPMAFKQPDFQALLQSGFEGAKFSQIPSTLDQVTITESGIVQANNRKVTFLMGATADEMPDDQIPTSLLADNDRHDLSEQLQTVDEDSYLRDDAATQLAGEPYLNYLAFLSGSERLIFSYPATSDDNHNGLQISPYVERIRQHFNLPIIQAAATPAAEDTDILPFVGTRRTTLRHLVQASHDGQLREVALSKPWQYVWQMLRRDPNYSRLTQRLMGSLSYKNVPTKLTKDTVIQLYGRKISTSISKLEEYYANPYAYFLKYGLRLQEREVFDLTPASTGEFFHATLEGLMNQVKAEHLDLAEFDDQQLQELTDDAVKRVLDPTVNPQFAILERSARMRYIRAQLIKTMRQMAKTLREQSGRTHLRPKQMELKFGLGDPNGLEPLSFDLGDQHKVTVRGQIDRLDALQLKDSPKAYLGIVDYKSSEHKFSYQDAYYGQAMQMLTYLDAVKKNLPELLADSQVDVQQAELAGAVYLHLQNPILRAADVLDDDPMLALLKAEQYQGLLLDDPDLLENLDSLFASPDYHGSSLLFRGLRRGVKGNYTSYSKMLVNPTELDLLLQHTEGLIKRAANEIFDGKVDLAPTREQNKTALQYSPYKSIMQFDPLLTENNYRDLPPLKKDDVMTRIKNELAKEDPNERKI, encoded by the coding sequence GTGAGCCTACAATTTATTCTGGGAAGTGCGGGGCAGGACCATCGAACCCCCATGGTGACGGCCATGGCGCAACAAGTCACGGCACAGCCCACGGACCAATGTTATTACATAGTTCCCAATCATATTAAGTTTGAAACGGAAGTGGATGTGCTCGCGGCATTGAAGGACCAGATTGCGCCGGACCAGGCGTTGTTTGCCCAGACGCGGGTTCAGATCTTTTCGTTTACGCGGTTAGCCTGGTTCTTCATGAAGAATGAACCCATTTATCAGGTCCCACGGATTTCGACGGCGGGATTAAATATGCTGATTTATCAAATTGTTCAGAGCCATGCCGATGAATTGACGATCTTTCGGGGTGAGGTGGATCGGCCGGGGTTCGTCAGTCAATTAACGGCACAATTGGCGGAATTGAAGGTCGGTCAGGTGACGGCCGCCGATCTGATGACGGCAATTGATAAATTATCCACGACGAACGCGGATCTCCAAGCCAAGCTTCACGATCTCATGGTGATTTACGATGCCTTTGAGCAGCAAATGTTAGGCAAATACGTCGAAAATACGGACCTGCTGAATCAGTTGGCGGATTTCTTAATCAGCAAGGTGGATTTGAGCCACGCCCATTTTTATCTTGAGGGTTTCTCGCAATTAAGTGCGCAGGAACGTAAATTAACGGCCGCACTCATTGAACGTGCAGCCAGCGTTACGGTCGCCTTGAACTTGGATAAGGGTTACCCCCAAGACTTGCCCGAGGCCACCAGTCTCTTCTTCCAGTCGGGTAAGCTCTACCATCAGCTGTATAGTATTGCGCGCGCAGCATCAGTACCAGTGCTGACCGACCAACGAACCCAGCAGCCGCGGGTGACCGCCGATTTGGTTGCGCTGGATGAGTTTTGGCAAGCCTCGAATACCATGAGTCCGCAACCACAACCCGTAGACCAAGTGCCGACGGCGATCCAAGTCGTCCAGGCCACCAATCGGTACGTGGAGGTTTCTCGGGTGGCGACTCAGATTCGCCAGTTGGTCGCCAGTGGTCAATATCGTTATCAAGATTTTCTGGTGATGGCGCGGCATCTGGACCACTATCAGACGGTGATTGATCCCATCTTTAAGGCCCAAGAGATTCCGTATTTTGATGATGCGGATGTTCAGATGGCCGACCATCCCTTTGTGGAATTAATCAATGCACTCTTCGACGTTGACCGACGGAATTATCGTTATGCCGATGTCTTCCGTGTCTTAAAGTCGGAGTTGCTACTACCACGGGATGCGGCGGGTGAACCGATGGCGTTGCCCGCCTACCGACAGGCACTCGCGTTGACCGAGAATTTCGTCTTAAAGAATGGCTTTGAGGGGCAGCACTGGTGGACCCAAAAAGACGACTGGGTTTATCTGCGCTTTTCGGCCGGAGATGACGAGGTTCAAACGACGCACAATGACCAGATGTCTCAGCAGATTAATACGATTCGTCGCTTCGTGAAAGATACCTTGCCGCCATTCTTTGCCCGGTTGAAGGCGGCCAAGACGTATACGGACGCGGCGACAGTACTCTATCAGTTCCTCGATCACGCGGGGGTGAGTGCGCAGCTGATGGCTTGGCGTGATCAAGCCATCGCGGATGGTGACTTGATGCGTGCCGGCCAACCGGAACAGACGTGGGCCACTTTCTGTCAGATGTTAGACGAATGTCACAGCATCTTGGGCCCGATGGCCTTTAAGCAGCCAGACTTTCAGGCATTGCTACAGTCTGGCTTCGAAGGAGCTAAGTTCAGTCAGATTCCATCCACGCTCGACCAGGTGACGATTACCGAAAGTGGTATTGTACAGGCCAACAATCGCAAGGTGACCTTCCTGATGGGAGCCACGGCCGATGAGATGCCCGATGATCAGATACCGACGAGCTTGTTAGCCGACAACGATCGCCACGACCTTAGCGAGCAGCTTCAGACCGTGGATGAGGATAGTTACTTGCGAGACGATGCCGCGACCCAACTGGCGGGCGAGCCGTACCTCAACTACCTGGCCTTTTTGAGTGGTAGTGAGCGCTTGATCTTCAGTTATCCGGCCACGAGCGACGACAACCACAATGGCTTGCAAATTTCACCCTACGTTGAACGGATTCGGCAGCATTTTAACTTGCCAATTATTCAGGCGGCAGCCACGCCCGCGGCCGAGGATACGGATATCCTACCGTTTGTCGGAACACGGCGGACAACTCTCCGGCATCTGGTTCAGGCGAGTCACGACGGCCAGTTACGGGAAGTTGCGCTGTCAAAGCCGTGGCAGTATGTTTGGCAAATGCTCCGGCGAGATCCAAACTATAGTCGCTTAACCCAGCGGCTGATGGGCAGTTTATCCTACAAGAACGTGCCGACGAAGTTGACGAAGGACACGGTTATTCAGCTATACGGGCGTAAGATCAGTACGTCCATTTCAAAGCTAGAGGAGTACTATGCCAATCCGTACGCCTATTTCTTGAAGTATGGCCTGCGGCTACAGGAACGGGAGGTCTTTGACCTGACGCCGGCTAGCACCGGGGAATTCTTCCACGCCACGCTAGAGGGGTTGATGAATCAGGTAAAGGCTGAGCATTTGGACCTGGCCGAATTTGACGATCAGCAATTACAAGAACTCACGGATGACGCGGTTAAACGGGTGCTGGACCCGACGGTTAATCCGCAATTTGCGATTCTGGAGCGGTCGGCACGGATGCGATATATCCGCGCACAACTGATTAAGACGATGCGCCAGATGGCCAAGACTTTGCGCGAACAGAGCGGTCGGACCCATTTGCGGCCCAAACAAATGGAATTGAAGTTTGGACTGGGAGACCCGAACGGCTTAGAACCATTGTCGTTTGATCTCGGCGACCAGCACAAGGTGACGGTTCGTGGCCAGATTGACCGGTTGGATGCCTTGCAGCTCAAGGACAGCCCGAAGGCCTACCTGGGCATCGTGGATTACAAGAGTTCTGAACATAAATTCAGTTATCAAGACGCCTATTATGGTCAAGCCATGCAGATGCTGACGTACTTGGACGCGGTTAAGAAAAACCTGCCGGAGTTGTTGGCCGATTCACAGGTGGATGTCCAGCAAGCCGAATTGGCGGGAGCCGTGTACCTGCATTTACAAAATCCAATTCTGCGGGCAGCGGACGTCTTGGACGATGACCCCATGCTGGCGCTTTTAAAGGCAGAACAGTACCAGGGGCTGTTGCTCGACGACCCCGACTTACTGGAGAACTTAGACTCTCTCTTTGCCTCACCAGATTATCACGGCAGTTCCCTTCTTTTCCGTGGTTTACGGCGCGGTGTTAAGGGCAATTACACCTCGTATAGCAAGATGCTGGTGAATCCGACCGAATTGGATCTCCTGCTTCAGCATACGGAAGGATTGATTAAGCGAGCGGCTAACGAAATCTTTGATGGTAAGGTTGATTTGGCACCAACACGGGAGCAGAACAAGACCGCCTTACAGTATTCGCCGTACAAGTCGATCATGCAGTTTGACCCCTTATTGACCGAAAATAACTATCGGGATTTACCACCGCTGAAGAAGGATGATGTTATGACGCGGATCAAAAACGAGTTAGCAAAGGAGGACCCTAATGAGCGCAAAATTTAG
- the addA gene encoding helicase-exonuclease AddAB subunit AddA has product MSAKFSFTPSQDQAIHDSGHNLLVSASAGSGKTRVLVQRVIEKLKAGTGIDEVLIVTFTKAAAAEMRDRIQTALRQELAASQGDSERQQFYLRQLNQLPVADISTLDAFCLRILQHYYYVIDFDPVFRLLADETENGLLRDEVWADVREELYAAGEQAPAKGALLAAGEPSLFAQLTENFSGDRGDDGLAELVQRTNTFANATADPEGWLDGLTAPYQLDSLNLTDTTFYHEQLQPLFTEQLQQIKADLTSAQQLAEQANLTKQFDHLQPILSDLNAVLDCVDHGSWNALRAAVSDFNWGRMPSIRKTNEDYPVYNRLKTTYYDPARKQMAALQKGYLIQPEDLAVTTIKKSGALVGELARVVKVFRQAYAAEKQRRHVLDFADVEHAALAILTRDTDQSRQVAAQLRQQYAEIMVDEYQDTNGLQEAILTAIAQPAPTGNLFMVGDVKQSIYRFRQADPTLFMNKTDRYTADQQAGKLIVLADNFRSMKNVDDFTNLIFKQLMDRQLGEIDYTGAAQLKFGATYYPEDVKSKAELLVYLSDDADATDSDQPDSDQEAMDEKFQVDNKHQGEVLVAGQKIQQLIAAKTPIYDRDAHEVRPMQYGDITLLTPTRTNNLIITDELRRLGIPVVVNDAQSYFKTTEIQIMMALLKIIDNPYQDIPLAAVLRSPIVGLNENQLAALRINQRTGDYYQALLHFQQRYAADSASDFQQELADKVNHFLEQLTTFRDIARQNQLVTLIWRIYQDTGFLDYVGGMPAGEQRQANLHALYERAQGYEHSSFKGLFQFVRFVERLQERDDDLAGAPVQAAENVVSVMTIHGSKGLEFPVVFLMDASRQFNRQDQQGSYVMSGKQGIGIDYLDAASRIKAPSLQKLVTAQAISRASLAEEMRKLYVALTRAESQIYIVGSHKTQEEALSTWQQAFQSPDLVLNATLREKSTAANYLDWVGMCLVRDAKFKVDDQPMGDALPALAGDPANFEVQFVTTADLGAITTTQEATADWLEANQPATPMTPATDSDVATLHQIMDFQYPHQAATQTTAYQSVSEAKRLFEDPDNAAIGEYQPVGNGQHGNRFVTHDFARPEFLQTVRAPLPTEIGTATHLVLQQLDVTVPPTLTAIQAVIDRLVTNQVLTSAVAQQVRADLILQFFATPLGQQILAHPTQLHREVPFSLLMPAKSLFQDFKEADSQVLVHGIVDGYLQTTAGIILFDYKTDHVNAQAVAQSTAKIVDRYSGQVNLYAAALSQMTGQPVTAQYLYLLTTGNLVAVPARPLKM; this is encoded by the coding sequence ATGAGCGCAAAATTTAGTTTTACCCCTAGCCAAGACCAGGCGATTCATGATTCTGGCCATAATCTATTGGTATCGGCCTCGGCCGGTTCCGGAAAGACCCGGGTGCTGGTGCAGCGCGTGATTGAGAAGCTTAAGGCTGGCACAGGCATTGATGAAGTGTTGATTGTGACCTTTACCAAGGCCGCGGCCGCTGAAATGCGCGATCGGATTCAAACCGCCTTACGGCAGGAGTTAGCGGCTAGTCAGGGTGATAGTGAGCGACAGCAATTTTACTTGCGGCAACTCAATCAATTACCGGTTGCCGACATCAGTACGCTCGATGCCTTTTGTTTGCGGATTCTCCAGCATTATTACTACGTGATTGACTTTGATCCGGTCTTCCGGTTACTAGCCGATGAAACGGAGAATGGCTTACTCCGTGATGAGGTGTGGGCGGACGTCCGCGAAGAGCTCTACGCGGCGGGAGAACAGGCTCCGGCTAAGGGGGCCCTCTTGGCCGCGGGTGAACCCAGCCTGTTTGCGCAATTAACGGAAAACTTTTCGGGTGACCGGGGGGATGACGGCTTAGCCGAGTTGGTTCAGCGGACCAATACGTTTGCCAACGCCACGGCCGATCCCGAGGGCTGGCTGGATGGCCTAACCGCACCCTATCAACTGGACAGTCTCAATTTGACCGACACAACGTTTTATCATGAGCAACTCCAACCCTTGTTCACGGAACAGCTTCAGCAGATTAAGGCGGATTTAACCAGTGCCCAGCAACTAGCTGAGCAGGCCAATCTCACCAAGCAATTTGACCATCTTCAACCCATTTTGAGCGACTTAAATGCCGTTCTTGACTGTGTGGACCATGGTAGCTGGAATGCGCTTAGAGCGGCCGTCAGTGACTTTAACTGGGGGCGGATGCCTAGCATTCGAAAAACGAATGAAGACTATCCCGTCTACAATCGCTTGAAGACCACGTACTACGATCCGGCGCGGAAGCAAATGGCGGCCTTACAGAAGGGATATCTCATCCAGCCCGAAGACTTGGCGGTGACCACCATCAAGAAGTCCGGCGCACTCGTGGGTGAATTAGCGCGTGTGGTTAAGGTCTTCCGCCAGGCATATGCTGCTGAAAAGCAACGGCGTCACGTCTTAGATTTTGCCGACGTGGAGCATGCGGCGTTGGCAATTCTGACGCGTGACACGGACCAATCGCGGCAGGTAGCGGCTCAGTTACGGCAACAGTATGCCGAGATTATGGTCGATGAATATCAGGATACCAACGGGCTGCAGGAGGCCATCTTAACGGCGATTGCCCAACCGGCTCCAACCGGGAATCTGTTCATGGTGGGGGATGTTAAACAATCCATTTACCGCTTCCGGCAGGCCGACCCCACGCTGTTTATGAATAAGACCGACCGCTATACGGCCGATCAGCAGGCCGGTAAGCTCATCGTTTTGGCCGATAATTTCCGATCCATGAAAAATGTCGATGATTTTACCAACTTGATCTTTAAACAACTGATGGACCGTCAGCTGGGTGAGATTGATTATACCGGTGCCGCGCAGCTCAAGTTTGGTGCGACGTATTACCCCGAAGACGTGAAGAGTAAGGCTGAACTGCTGGTCTACCTGAGTGATGACGCCGACGCGACTGATTCGGACCAGCCCGATTCAGACCAGGAGGCCATGGACGAAAAATTTCAGGTCGACAACAAGCATCAAGGGGAAGTCCTGGTTGCGGGGCAGAAAATTCAGCAATTGATTGCGGCGAAGACACCGATCTATGACCGGGATGCCCATGAAGTTCGCCCCATGCAGTACGGGGACATTACACTACTGACGCCCACGCGAACTAATAATCTGATTATCACGGATGAGCTACGGCGACTTGGAATTCCCGTGGTTGTGAATGACGCCCAGAGTTACTTTAAGACGACCGAAATTCAGATTATGATGGCACTCTTGAAGATTATTGATAATCCCTATCAGGATATTCCGTTGGCCGCAGTATTGCGTTCGCCCATTGTGGGGTTGAATGAAAATCAGTTGGCGGCGTTACGGATCAATCAGCGAACGGGCGACTATTATCAAGCCCTGCTGCATTTCCAGCAGCGTTATGCGGCCGATAGTGCCAGTGATTTCCAGCAGGAACTCGCCGATAAGGTTAATCACTTTTTGGAACAGCTGACTACCTTCAGAGACATTGCGCGCCAGAATCAATTGGTGACGCTGATCTGGCGCATTTACCAGGACACGGGTTTCTTGGACTATGTCGGGGGGATGCCAGCCGGTGAGCAGCGTCAGGCCAATCTGCATGCCTTGTACGAGCGGGCCCAAGGCTATGAACACAGTAGTTTCAAAGGGCTCTTCCAGTTTGTTCGCTTCGTGGAGCGGCTGCAGGAGCGGGACGATGACTTAGCTGGTGCACCGGTACAGGCGGCCGAAAATGTCGTTTCAGTGATGACCATTCACGGAAGCAAGGGTTTGGAATTTCCCGTCGTCTTTCTGATGGATGCCTCGCGCCAATTCAACCGGCAGGACCAACAGGGAAGTTACGTCATGAGCGGCAAGCAGGGTATCGGGATTGATTACCTAGATGCCGCTAGTCGGATTAAGGCGCCGAGTCTGCAGAAATTGGTGACGGCGCAGGCCATTTCCCGGGCGAGTCTTGCCGAAGAAATGCGAAAACTGTACGTTGCCCTGACGCGCGCGGAATCTCAGATCTATATTGTGGGCTCACACAAGACGCAAGAAGAGGCGCTGAGCACCTGGCAACAGGCCTTTCAAAGCCCTGATCTAGTTCTAAACGCCACCTTACGCGAAAAGTCTACGGCGGCCAATTACCTGGATTGGGTGGGGATGTGCTTGGTTCGTGACGCGAAGTTTAAGGTGGACGACCAACCGATGGGAGACGCCTTACCGGCTTTGGCCGGTGATCCCGCAAACTTTGAGGTTCAGTTCGTGACGACCGCTGATTTGGGCGCCATTACGACCACCCAGGAGGCAACGGCCGACTGGCTTGAGGCCAATCAGCCGGCGACGCCGATGACGCCGGCCACCGACAGTGACGTGGCGACACTTCATCAGATTATGGACTTCCAATATCCTCATCAGGCGGCCACACAGACCACGGCCTATCAATCCGTTTCGGAAGCCAAGCGACTATTTGAGGATCCAGATAACGCCGCTATTGGCGAATATCAACCGGTGGGAAATGGCCAACACGGGAATCGGTTTGTCACCCACGATTTTGCGCGACCGGAATTCTTGCAAACCGTGCGGGCGCCGTTGCCCACTGAAATTGGAACGGCCACGCATCTGGTGCTCCAACAACTGGATGTGACCGTACCGCCGACTTTGACAGCCATCCAAGCCGTCATTGACCGATTGGTAACTAACCAAGTCTTGACGAGTGCGGTGGCACAACAGGTCCGGGCCGATCTGATCCTTCAATTCTTTGCCACGCCGCTGGGGCAGCAAATCCTAGCGCACCCGACGCAACTTCATCGGGAAGTGCCGTTCTCGTTACTGATGCCGGCCAAGAGCCTCTTTCAGGACTTCAAGGAAGCCGACTCGCAGGTGTTGGTCCACGGGATTGTGGATGGCTATTTGCAAACGACGGCGGGGATCATTCTGTTCGATTACAAGACCGATCACGTGAATGCCCAAGCGGTGGCGCAAAGCACCGCGAAGATTGTGGACCGGTACAGCGGTCAGGTGAACCTGTATGCCGCCGCCTTAAGCCAGATGACCGGCCAACCGGTAACGGCGCAGTATCTCTATCTCTTAACGACGGGTAACCTGGTTGCCGTGCCGGCACGACCATTAAAAATGTAA
- a CDS encoding polysaccharide deacetylase family protein — MMRQGKWRHVGLLVAVLALVTGMGALPAQAKSTNKTVTFGQLTNKNTHRLAAIRQAARQQILKQTKAKSSKVTAVYKVKLPTHMTKKATLTPKGLRMNLLANSFKVKQITIPYTQLKGKVLNRYLPKANRTKSVKTTKMVALTFDDGPDKTLTLRLLKTLKKYKVHATFFETGQNVSRYPKISRAVVAGGNEIGNHSWNHPNFNSIGTAKTVNQVTRTNRTIYQATGILPQYVRPPYGNITAAEGRAIEQPIVRWSVDSRDWAYLNKNKDINEVMKDTRGGDIILMHDIHSQSVAAAPTIIKRLKAKGYKLVTVSQLLNYQALPGLQYFGAHDYRTAGK, encoded by the coding sequence ATGATGCGACAAGGAAAATGGCGTCACGTAGGCCTATTAGTTGCGGTATTGGCTTTAGTCACGGGGATGGGCGCCCTACCGGCACAGGCGAAGTCGACGAATAAGACCGTTACGTTCGGTCAGTTGACGAATAAAAATACCCACCGCTTAGCGGCCATTCGGCAGGCGGCGCGGCAGCAGATCTTAAAGCAGACCAAGGCTAAGAGTAGTAAGGTCACGGCCGTGTATAAGGTGAAATTACCGACGCACATGACCAAGAAGGCGACGTTGACGCCTAAAGGGTTGCGGATGAATTTATTAGCGAATTCGTTTAAGGTTAAACAGATTACGATTCCGTACACCCAACTGAAGGGGAAGGTCCTGAACCGCTACTTGCCTAAGGCTAACCGGACCAAGAGTGTTAAGACCACCAAAATGGTGGCGTTGACCTTTGATGATGGGCCGGACAAGACCTTGACGCTACGATTGTTGAAGACGTTGAAGAAATATAAGGTACACGCGACCTTCTTTGAAACGGGACAAAATGTCAGCCGCTATCCAAAGATTTCGCGGGCCGTTGTTGCTGGGGGTAACGAAATTGGCAATCATTCCTGGAACCATCCCAACTTCAATAGCATTGGAACGGCTAAGACGGTCAACCAAGTCACGCGGACGAACCGGACAATTTATCAGGCTACGGGTATCCTACCACAGTACGTGCGGCCACCTTATGGCAATATCACTGCGGCCGAGGGTCGGGCGATTGAACAGCCAATCGTGCGGTGGTCCGTGGATTCACGTGACTGGGCTTACCTGAACAAGAACAAAGATATCAATGAAGTGATGAAGGATACACGCGGTGGTGATATTATTTTGATGCATGATATCCACTCGCAGTCTGTCGCTGCGGCACCGACGATTATCAAACGACTCAAGGCGAAGGGCTACAAGCTGGTCACGGTCAGTCAATTGCTGAACTATCAGGCGTTGCCGGGTCTACAGTATTTCGGGGCGCACGACTACCGCACGGCCGGTAAATAA
- a CDS encoding SDR family oxidoreductase — translation MTTYLVIGANPLGRSVAQRLLDQAAGPVRLLHAPDEAIPAALAAQVTELTGDLTQEATYQAALQDQPVIFSALTGMDVDLAFEALFDAQYHQRLVLTRFVMLSTAGVDHEVTGDLDYPEITDVKEYLNQQRYAAKLVDEAEFPYTILRPVTLADAPATTPRIIAEGAAVPAGRVSRETVATVAAQILVNGGYDYQSLAIC, via the coding sequence ATGACAACTTATTTAGTGATTGGCGCCAATCCGCTGGGACGAAGCGTGGCGCAACGTTTGCTGGACCAGGCGGCGGGCCCCGTCCGTTTACTACATGCCCCGGATGAAGCGATTCCCGCTGCGTTAGCGGCACAGGTTACGGAACTGACCGGGGATTTGACGCAGGAGGCCACCTATCAAGCGGCCTTGCAGGATCAACCGGTTATCTTTTCGGCGTTGACGGGGATGGATGTTGACTTAGCCTTTGAGGCCTTGTTTGACGCCCAATATCACCAGCGCCTGGTGTTAACACGTTTCGTGATGTTGAGTACCGCGGGGGTCGATCACGAGGTCACGGGGGATTTGGACTATCCCGAGATTACCGATGTTAAGGAGTATTTGAACCAGCAGCGGTATGCGGCAAAATTAGTCGATGAAGCGGAATTTCCCTACACCATTCTGCGCCCGGTAACGCTAGCAGATGCACCAGCGACGACGCCACGGATTATTGCCGAGGGAGCAGCCGTCCCTGCAGGTCGTGTTTCACGTGAAACAGTCGCCACCGTTGCGGCCCAAATTCTAGTCAACGGGGGTTATGACTATCAATCCCTAGCGATTTGCTAA